A genomic segment from Phragmites australis chromosome 6, lpPhrAust1.1, whole genome shotgun sequence encodes:
- the LOC133922579 gene encoding cation transporter HKT1;3-like, whose product MVHSLLVVLKKLRTFCTYLATKLFSFTKSARQSMKYSLQFICQNNPLFVQVIYFTSISFAGYAALKVLKQRDKSDILSDLDLLFTSVSASTVSSMATAEMEDFSSTQLWLLTILMLVGGEVFISMLGLYLTRSQFGNSVYVDIESINSTKSGPNSTQGTKVTVPLSELHLEGKNHVEPKTIESLSYALLVYFLVTNLGSSLVIYLYLILVPDAQGVLERKGIGSVIFSVFTAISSVGNCGFIPVNENMVIFQKNTILLLIIIPQILAGNTLFAPCLRLMVWSLKKITGKEEYHFILKHPEAIGYKHLMSGRECVYLILTVFSFIITQTILFCSLEWSSEALQEMSSYQKIVGALFQSANARHAGESIVDLSSLSSVILVLYTIMMYLPGYTSFLPKDDEHHSKSGMKDKRRRLLENWIFSQLSYLAIFVMLICITEREAMTTDPLNFNVFSILFEVVSAYGNVGFSVGYSCKRLRNHDVHCKDASYGFVGKWSGKGKVILIIVMIFGRLKAFNMKGGRAWKLR is encoded by the exons ATGGTTCATAGTCTTTTAGTAGTCCTTAAAAAACTCCGAACCTTCTGTACATATTTAGCCACCAAGTTGTTTTCTTTTACCAAATCTGCACGGCAGTCCATGAAATACTCCTTACAGTTCATCTGTCAAAATAATCCACTCTTTGTCCAAGTCATTTATTTCACCTCTATTTCATTTGCTGGATATGCAGCTCTAAAGGTCCTCAAACAACGAGACAAGTCAGATATTCTGAGTGACTTAGACTTATTATTTACCTCTGTATCTGCATCAACTGTCTCAAGCATGGCAACTGCTGAAATGGAGGATTTTTCTAGCACTCAGCTCTGGTTGTTGACTATTTTAATGCTGGTTGGTGGAGAGGTATTCATATCAATGCTTGGTCTTTACTTGACGAGGTCCCAATTTGGCAACTCAGTTTATGTTGATATTGAATCTATTAATTCTACAAAGTCTGGTCCCAACAGTACCCAGGGCACCAAAGTTACAGTGCCACTGTCTGAACTCCACTTGGAAGGAAAAAATCATGTTGAGCCCAAGACAATTGAATCTTTAAGTTATGCAttgttggtctattttcttGTAACAAATTTAGGCAGCTCCCTGGTTATTTACCTTTACCTTATACTCGTACCAGATGCACAGGGAGTTCTGGAAAGAAAGGGCATTGGGTCTGTCATTTTCTCTGTATTTACAGCCATCTCCTCAGTTGGGAATTGTGGCTTCATTCCAGTAAATGAGAACATGGTCATCTTTCAAAAGAACACCATTCTGTTATTGATAATTATTCCTCAGATACTGGCAGGAAATACATTATTCGCCCCATGCTTGAGATTAATGGTGTGGTCACTCAAGAAGATTACTGGAAAAGAAGAATACCATTTCATTCTTAAACATCCGGAGGCCATCGGATACAAGCATCTTATGAGTGGTAGGGAGTGTGTCTATTTGATATTAACTGTTTTCAGCTTCATCATTACGCAAACCATATTGTTTTGCTCTTTGGAATGGAGCTCGGAGGCTTTGCAGGAAATGAGCAGCTATCAAAAGATAGTAGGCGCTCTCTTTCAGTCAGCCAACGCAAGGCATGCTGGCGAATCCATTGTTGATCTGTCAAGCCTCTCTTCAGTAATCCTAGTCCTGTACACTATAATGAT GTACCTCCCTGGTTACACTTCATTTTTACCTAAAGATGATGAGCACCATTCTAAATCAGGTATGAAAGACAAAAGGAGAAGGCTATTGGAGAATTGGATCTTCTCCCAGTTGTCTTATTTGGCTATCTTTGTAATGCTAATCTGTATTACTGAGAGGGAAGCAATGACCACAGATCCACTCAACTTCAATGTTTTCAGCATACTGTTTGAAGTTGTCAG TGCATACGGGAATGTGGGTTTCTCTGTTGGTTACAGTTGCAAGAGGCTACGAAATCATGACGTACACTGCAAGGATGCGTCATATGGGTTTGTTGGAAAATGGAGTGGCAAGGGGAAAGTAATTCTAATCATTGTCATGATTTTCGGGAGGCTTAAAGCATTCAATATGAAGGGCGGGAGAGCTTGGAAGCTTAGATAG
- the LOC133922572 gene encoding glycosyltransferase BC10-like — translation MKVSQMWQRSSKDMTAMPPLRHRGTAKKPMWIIVLLSLVCVALMGAYVYPPRRYTACYFFASSVCTPFKDWLPTVARERTDEEIVSSVVIRDLLSMPMAVSKNPKIAFMFLTPGSLPFEKLWEKFLQGHDGRYSIYIHASHEKPVHSSSLFVGREIHSEKVVWGRISMVDAEKRLLANALEDVDNQFFVLLSDSCVPLHTFDYIYNYLMGSNVSFIDCFLDPGPHGSGRYSTEMLPEIEQRDFRKGAQWFAVTRRHALVILADNLYYNKFKLYCKPAEGRNCIADEHYLPTLFNMVDPAGIANWSVTHVDWSEGKWHPRSYRAADVTFELLKNLMSVNENFHITSDDKKVVTMTPCMWNGTKRPCYLFARKFYPEAQNNLLKLFSSYTYA, via the exons ATGAAAGTATCGCAGATGTGGCAGAGGAGCAGCAAGGACATGACAGCCATGCCCCCTCTGCGCCACCGAGGCACAGCTAAGAAGCCCATGTGGATCATTGTGCTATTGTCATTGGTTTGCGTTGCTCTTATGGGGGCCTATGTATACCCTCCACGGCGCTACACCGCGTGCTACTTCTTTGCTTCGAGTGTCTGTACTCCGTTCAAGGATTGGCTCCCTACTGTGGCCCGGGAGCGAACTGATGAAGAGATTGTTTCATCTGTGGTTATTAGGGATCTCCTTTCCATGCCTATGGCTGTGTCAAAGAATCCAAAGATTGCCTTTATGTTCTTGACACCAGGTTCATTGCCTTTTGAGAAACTGTGGGAGAAATTTTTACAG GGTCATGATGGGCGATATTCCATTTAcatccatgcatcacatgaGAAACCCGTACATTCCAGTTCTCTGTTTGTTGGCCGTGAAATTCACAGTGAAAAG GTAGTATGGGGGAGGATTTCGATGGTTGACGCAGAGAAGAGGCTATTAGCAAATGCATTGGAAGATGTTGATAATCAGTTTTTCGTATTGCTTTCTGACAG CTGTGTTCCACTGCATACATTTGAttacatatataattatctGATGGGATCAAATGTCAGCTTCATTGATTG CTTCCTGGATCCTGGTCCACATGGAAGTGGAAGGTATTCCACAGAAATGCTTCCTGAAATAGAACAGAGGGACTTCAGGAAGGGTGCCCAG TGGTTTGCTGTAACACGAAGACATGCTTTAGTGATCCTGGCAGACAACCTTTATTACAATAAGTTCAAGCTATATTGCAAG CCAGCAGAGGGACGCAACTGTATTGCTGATGAGCATTATTTGCCAACCCTCTTCAAT ATGGTAGATCCTGCTGGAATTGCTAATTGGTCAGTGACTCATGTTGATTGGTCTGAAGGAAAATGGCATCCAAGGTCATATAGAGCTGCAGATGTTACTTTTGAACTCTTAAAGAACTTAATG TCTGTCAATGAGAATTTCCACATCACAAGTGATGATAAG AAAGTTGTGACAATGACCCCATGTATGTGGAACGGAACAAAAAGACCGTGCTACCTTTTTGCTAGAAAGTTTTACCCAGAAGCTCAGAACAACCTACTGAAGCTATTCTCCAGTTACACATACGCTTGA
- the LOC133922575 gene encoding bZIP transcription factor RISBZ4-like isoform X1: MKKCPSELELEAFIRCREDAAAAAEQKPGHAAGAQAPFSSGVFPAGGGDLSSFSFADSNTLNGSIHNHLWSHNHNVRLPALSTTIESQSSICAAAASPTSATNLNLKESQALGGSSGSDSDSDSLLDIEGGPCEQSTNPLDVKRMRRMVSNRESARRSRKRKQAHLAELETQVDQLRGESASLFKQLTDANQQFTTAVTDNRILKSDVEVLRVKVKLAEDMVARGALSCGLGSLGLSTVLNPRQACRGPDVLDGLDFPGDDECFTGLSQTEHVQNSSLQSMASFESLENRMPSEVTSCSGAGVDVWGWDSHSNGGLSK; the protein is encoded by the exons ATGAAGAAGTGCCCGTCAGAGCTGGAGCTGGAGGCCTTCATCCGCTGCCGGGaggacgccgcggcggcggccgagcaGAAGCCAGGGCACGCCGCTGGCGCGCAGGCGCCGTTCAGCTCCGGCGTGTTCCCCGCCGGAGGGGGCGATCTCTCCAGCTTCAGCTTCGCGGACTCG AACACCCTCAATGGAAGCATTCACAATCACCTATGGTCCCATAACCACAACGTGAGGCTTCCTGCACTCTCGACGACAATCGAGTCGCAATCTTCAATCTGCG cagcagcagcaagtcCAACATCAGCGACCAACCTTAATCTGAAAGAGAGCCAAGCTCTGGGGGGCTCAAGTGGTTCAGATTCTGATAGCGATTCGTTGCTAGATATCGAGGGTGGTCCATGCGAGCAAAGCACAAACCCATTGGACGTGAAGAGAATGCGACG GATGGTGTCAAACCGTGAATCTGCTCGACGGTCGAGGAAGAGGAAGCAGGCTCACTTAGCAGAGCTCGAGACCCAG GTTGACCAGCTCCGGGGCGAAAGTGCGTCACTCTTCAAGCAGCTGACAGACGCCAACCAGCAATTCACGACCGCTGTCACGGACAACAGGATCTTGAAATCAGATGTCGAGGTCCTCAGAGTCAAG GTGAAGCTGGCGGAGGACATGGTGGCGCGCGGCGCGCTGTCGTGCGGGCTGGGCAGCCTCGGGCTGTCGACGGTGCTGAACCCGCGGCAGGCGTGCCGGGGCCCCGATGTGCTGGACGGCCTGGACTTCCCCGGTGACGACGAGTGCTTCACGGGGCTGTCCCAGACGGAGCATGTCCAGAACTCGTCGCTGCAGAGCATGGCGAGCTTCGAGAGCCTGGAGAATCGGATGCCCAGTGAGGTGACGAGTTGCAGCGGCGCCGGCGTGGACGTCTGGGGGTGGGACTCCCACTCTAACGGCGGCTTGTCCAAGTGA
- the LOC133922574 gene encoding V-type proton ATPase catalytic subunit A isoform X1: MAYGDRVTTFEDSEKESEYGYVRKVSGPVVVADGMGGAAMYELVRVGYDNLIGEIIRLEGDSATIQVYEETAGLMVNDPVLRTRKPLSVELGPGILGNIFDGIQRPLKTIAIKSGDVYIPRGVSVPALDKDVLWEFQPKKLGVGDVITGGDLYAIVFENTLMQHHVALPPGSMGKVSYIAPAGQYSLQDTVLELEFQGIKKQFTMLQTWPVRSPRPVASKLAADTPLLTGQRVLDALFPSVLGGTCAIPGAFGCGKTVISQALSKYSNSEAVVYVGCGERGNEMAEVLMDFPQLTMTLPDGREESVMKRTTLVANTSNMPVAAREASIYTGITIAEYFRDMGYNVSMMADSTSRWAEALREISGRLAEMPADSGYPAYLAARLASFYERAGKVKCLGSPDRTGSVTIVGAVSPPGGDFSDPVTSATLSIVQVFWGLDKKLAQRKHFPSVNWLISYSKYSKALESFYEKFDSDFIDIRTKAREVLQREDDLNEIVQLVGKDALAETDKITLETAKLLREDYLAQNAFTPYDKFCPFYKSVWMMRNIIHFNTLANQAVERAAGVDGQKITYSVIKHRLGDLFYRLVSQKFEDPVEGEEALVAKFKKLYDDLTTGFRNLEDEAR, from the exons atgGCGTACGGCGACCGCGTCACCACCTTCGAGGACTCCGAGAAGGAGAGCGAGTACGGCTACGTCCGCAAG GTCTCTGGACCTGTGGTCGTGGCTGATGGAATGGGCGGTGCTGCCATGTATGAGCTTGTTCGTGTTGGGTACGATAATCTCATAGGAGAAATTATCCGTCTTGAGGGTGATTCAGCTACGATCCAAG TTTATGAGGAAACTGCTGGACTGATGGTTAATGACCCTGTTTTGAGAACAAGAAAG CCTCTTTCGGTTGAGTTGGGACCTGGAATTCTCGGAAACATTTTTGATGGTATCCAG CGCCCTCTAAAAACCATTGCTATTAAATCAGGGGATGTTTACATTCCTCGTGGTGTTTCAGTTCCTGCCCTTGACAAAGATGTGTTGTGGGAATTTCAGCCAAAGAAGCTAG GTGTTGGAGATGTCATCACGGGTGGAGATCTATATGCT ATTGTCTTTGAGAACACATTGATGCAGCACCACGTTGCTCTTCCACCTGGTTCCATGGGGAAAGTAAGCTACATTGCACCAGCTGGTCAGTACAGCCTGCAG GATACAGTGCTAGAGTTGGAATTTCAGGGCATCAAAAAGCAATTTACCATGCTTCAG ACATGGCCTGTGCGTTCACCAAGGCCTGTTGCGTCGAAGCTTGCTGCAGATACACCTCTTCTAACAGGGCAG CGTGTACTCGATGCGTTGTTCCCCTCAGTTTTGGGAGGAACATGTGCTATTCCAGGAGCGTTTGGTTGTGGGAAAACTGTCATTAGTCAGGCACTTTCCAAG TACTCCAATTCCGAAGCTGTGGTTTATGTGGGCTGTGGTGAAAGAGGAAATGAGATGGCTGAGGTTCTCATGGACTTCCCCCAGTTGACAATGACATTGCCTGATGGCCGTGAAGAGTCAGTCATGAAGAGAACAACACTGGTGGCTAACACATCTAACATGCCTGTTGCTGCTCGTGAAGCCTCCATTTATACAG GAATTACGATAGCTGAGTATTTCCGTGACATGGGCTACAACGTCAGTATGATGGCTGACTCCACCTCCCGATGGGCCGAGGCATTGCGTGAGATCTCAGGGCGTTTG GCTGAAATGCCTGCCGATAGTGGTTACCCAGCATATTTGGCTGCACGATTGGCATCCTTTTATGAACGTGCTGGTAAGGTGAAATGTCTTGGGAGTCCAGATAGGACCGGCAGTGTCACAATTGTTGGGGCTGTCTCTCCTCCTGGTGGTGATTTTTCAGACCCTGTTACCTCCGCAACCCTCAGTATTGTTCAG GTCTTCTGGGGTTTAGATAAAAAGCTTGCTCAAAGGAAGCATTTCCCATCAGTAAATTGGCTCATTTCCTATTCGAAATACTCCAAG GCCCTTGAGTCCTTCTATGAGAAATTCGATTCAGATTTTATCGATATTAGAACAAAAGCACGTGAAGTGTTGCAGAGGGAGGATGATCTAAATGAAATTGTGCAG CTTGTTGGTAAAGATGCATTGGCAGAAACCGACAAGATTACACTGGAGACGGCAAAGCTTCTGAGAGAAGATTATCTGGCGCAAAATGCATTTACACC ATATGATAAGTTCTGCCCATTCTACAAATCTGTTTGGATGATGCGCAACATTATTCACTTCAACACATTGGCAAATCAG GCTGTGGAGCGGGCAGCTGGTGTCGATGGCCAAAAGATAACTTACAGTGTCATAAAGCATCGCTTGGGTGATCTATTTTATCGCTTAGT ATCCCAAAAGTTTGAGGATCCTGTGGAAGGCGAAGAGGCTCTAGTCGCCAAATTTAAGAAATTGTACGATGACCTTACCACAGGGTTCCGCAATCTAGAAGATGAGGCACGGTGA
- the LOC133922574 gene encoding V-type proton ATPase catalytic subunit A isoform X2 codes for MAYGDRVTTFEDSEKESEYGYVRKVSGPVVVADGMGGAAMYELVRVGYDNLIGEIIRLEGDSATIQVYEETAGLMVNDPVLRTRKPLSVELGPGILGNIFDGIQRPLKTIAIKSGDVYIPRGVSVPALDKDVLWEFQPKKLGVGDVITGGDLYAIVFENTLMQHHVALPPGSMGKVSYIAPAGQYSLQDTVLELEFQGIKKQFTMLQTWPVRSPRPVASKLAADTPLLTGQRVLDALFPSVLGGTCAIPGAFGCGKTVISQALSKYSNSEAVVYVGCGERGNEMAEVLMDFPQLTMTLPDGREESVMKRTTLVANTSNMPVAAREASIYTGITIAEYFRDMGYNVSMMADSTSRWAEALREISGRLAEMPADSGYPAYLAARLASFYERAGKVKCLGSPDRTGSVTIVGAVSPPGGDFSDPVTSATLSIVQALESFYEKFDSDFIDIRTKAREVLQREDDLNEIVQLVGKDALAETDKITLETAKLLREDYLAQNAFTPYDKFCPFYKSVWMMRNIIHFNTLANQAVERAAGVDGQKITYSVIKHRLGDLFYRLVSQKFEDPVEGEEALVAKFKKLYDDLTTGFRNLEDEAR; via the exons atgGCGTACGGCGACCGCGTCACCACCTTCGAGGACTCCGAGAAGGAGAGCGAGTACGGCTACGTCCGCAAG GTCTCTGGACCTGTGGTCGTGGCTGATGGAATGGGCGGTGCTGCCATGTATGAGCTTGTTCGTGTTGGGTACGATAATCTCATAGGAGAAATTATCCGTCTTGAGGGTGATTCAGCTACGATCCAAG TTTATGAGGAAACTGCTGGACTGATGGTTAATGACCCTGTTTTGAGAACAAGAAAG CCTCTTTCGGTTGAGTTGGGACCTGGAATTCTCGGAAACATTTTTGATGGTATCCAG CGCCCTCTAAAAACCATTGCTATTAAATCAGGGGATGTTTACATTCCTCGTGGTGTTTCAGTTCCTGCCCTTGACAAAGATGTGTTGTGGGAATTTCAGCCAAAGAAGCTAG GTGTTGGAGATGTCATCACGGGTGGAGATCTATATGCT ATTGTCTTTGAGAACACATTGATGCAGCACCACGTTGCTCTTCCACCTGGTTCCATGGGGAAAGTAAGCTACATTGCACCAGCTGGTCAGTACAGCCTGCAG GATACAGTGCTAGAGTTGGAATTTCAGGGCATCAAAAAGCAATTTACCATGCTTCAG ACATGGCCTGTGCGTTCACCAAGGCCTGTTGCGTCGAAGCTTGCTGCAGATACACCTCTTCTAACAGGGCAG CGTGTACTCGATGCGTTGTTCCCCTCAGTTTTGGGAGGAACATGTGCTATTCCAGGAGCGTTTGGTTGTGGGAAAACTGTCATTAGTCAGGCACTTTCCAAG TACTCCAATTCCGAAGCTGTGGTTTATGTGGGCTGTGGTGAAAGAGGAAATGAGATGGCTGAGGTTCTCATGGACTTCCCCCAGTTGACAATGACATTGCCTGATGGCCGTGAAGAGTCAGTCATGAAGAGAACAACACTGGTGGCTAACACATCTAACATGCCTGTTGCTGCTCGTGAAGCCTCCATTTATACAG GAATTACGATAGCTGAGTATTTCCGTGACATGGGCTACAACGTCAGTATGATGGCTGACTCCACCTCCCGATGGGCCGAGGCATTGCGTGAGATCTCAGGGCGTTTG GCTGAAATGCCTGCCGATAGTGGTTACCCAGCATATTTGGCTGCACGATTGGCATCCTTTTATGAACGTGCTGGTAAGGTGAAATGTCTTGGGAGTCCAGATAGGACCGGCAGTGTCACAATTGTTGGGGCTGTCTCTCCTCCTGGTGGTGATTTTTCAGACCCTGTTACCTCCGCAACCCTCAGTATTGTTCAG GCCCTTGAGTCCTTCTATGAGAAATTCGATTCAGATTTTATCGATATTAGAACAAAAGCACGTGAAGTGTTGCAGAGGGAGGATGATCTAAATGAAATTGTGCAG CTTGTTGGTAAAGATGCATTGGCAGAAACCGACAAGATTACACTGGAGACGGCAAAGCTTCTGAGAGAAGATTATCTGGCGCAAAATGCATTTACACC ATATGATAAGTTCTGCCCATTCTACAAATCTGTTTGGATGATGCGCAACATTATTCACTTCAACACATTGGCAAATCAG GCTGTGGAGCGGGCAGCTGGTGTCGATGGCCAAAAGATAACTTACAGTGTCATAAAGCATCGCTTGGGTGATCTATTTTATCGCTTAGT ATCCCAAAAGTTTGAGGATCCTGTGGAAGGCGAAGAGGCTCTAGTCGCCAAATTTAAGAAATTGTACGATGACCTTACCACAGGGTTCCGCAATCTAGAAGATGAGGCACGGTGA
- the LOC133922575 gene encoding bZIP transcription factor RISBZ4-like isoform X3, whose amino-acid sequence MKKCPSELELEAFIRCREDAAAAAEQKPGHAAGAQAPFSSGVFPAGGGDLSSFSFADSNTLNGSIHNHLWSHNHNVRLPALSTTIESQSSICAASPTSATNLNLKESQALGGSSGSDSDSDSLLDIEGGPCEQSTNPLDVKRMRRMVSNRESARRSRKRKQAHLAELETQVDQLRGESASLFKQLTDANQQFTTAVTDNRILKSDVEVLRVKVKLAEDMVARGALSCGLGSLGLSTVLNPRQACRGPDVLDGLDFPGDDECFTGLSQTEHVQNSSLQSMASFESLENRMPSEVTSCSGAGVDVWGWDSHSNGGLSK is encoded by the exons ATGAAGAAGTGCCCGTCAGAGCTGGAGCTGGAGGCCTTCATCCGCTGCCGGGaggacgccgcggcggcggccgagcaGAAGCCAGGGCACGCCGCTGGCGCGCAGGCGCCGTTCAGCTCCGGCGTGTTCCCCGCCGGAGGGGGCGATCTCTCCAGCTTCAGCTTCGCGGACTCG AACACCCTCAATGGAAGCATTCACAATCACCTATGGTCCCATAACCACAACGTGAGGCTTCCTGCACTCTCGACGACAATCGAGTCGCAATCTTCAATCTGCG cagcaagtcCAACATCAGCGACCAACCTTAATCTGAAAGAGAGCCAAGCTCTGGGGGGCTCAAGTGGTTCAGATTCTGATAGCGATTCGTTGCTAGATATCGAGGGTGGTCCATGCGAGCAAAGCACAAACCCATTGGACGTGAAGAGAATGCGACG GATGGTGTCAAACCGTGAATCTGCTCGACGGTCGAGGAAGAGGAAGCAGGCTCACTTAGCAGAGCTCGAGACCCAG GTTGACCAGCTCCGGGGCGAAAGTGCGTCACTCTTCAAGCAGCTGACAGACGCCAACCAGCAATTCACGACCGCTGTCACGGACAACAGGATCTTGAAATCAGATGTCGAGGTCCTCAGAGTCAAG GTGAAGCTGGCGGAGGACATGGTGGCGCGCGGCGCGCTGTCGTGCGGGCTGGGCAGCCTCGGGCTGTCGACGGTGCTGAACCCGCGGCAGGCGTGCCGGGGCCCCGATGTGCTGGACGGCCTGGACTTCCCCGGTGACGACGAGTGCTTCACGGGGCTGTCCCAGACGGAGCATGTCCAGAACTCGTCGCTGCAGAGCATGGCGAGCTTCGAGAGCCTGGAGAATCGGATGCCCAGTGAGGTGACGAGTTGCAGCGGCGCCGGCGTGGACGTCTGGGGGTGGGACTCCCACTCTAACGGCGGCTTGTCCAAGTGA
- the LOC133922575 gene encoding bZIP transcription factor RISBZ4-like isoform X2, which produces MKKCPSELELEAFIRCREDAAAAAEQKPGHAAGAQAPFSSGVFPAGGGDLSSFSFADSNTLNGSIHNHLWSHNHNVRLPALSTTIESQSSICAAASPTSATNLNLKESQALGGSSGSDSDSDSLLDIEGGPCEQSTNPLDVKRMRRMVSNRESARRSRKRKQAHLAELETQVDQLRGESASLFKQLTDANQQFTTAVTDNRILKSDVEVLRVKVKLAEDMVARGALSCGLGSLGLSTVLNPRQACRGPDVLDGLDFPGDDECFTGLSQTEHVQNSSLQSMASFESLENRMPSEVTSCSGAGVDVWGWDSHSNGGLSK; this is translated from the exons ATGAAGAAGTGCCCGTCAGAGCTGGAGCTGGAGGCCTTCATCCGCTGCCGGGaggacgccgcggcggcggccgagcaGAAGCCAGGGCACGCCGCTGGCGCGCAGGCGCCGTTCAGCTCCGGCGTGTTCCCCGCCGGAGGGGGCGATCTCTCCAGCTTCAGCTTCGCGGACTCG AACACCCTCAATGGAAGCATTCACAATCACCTATGGTCCCATAACCACAACGTGAGGCTTCCTGCACTCTCGACGACAATCGAGTCGCAATCTTCAATCTGCG cagcagcaagtcCAACATCAGCGACCAACCTTAATCTGAAAGAGAGCCAAGCTCTGGGGGGCTCAAGTGGTTCAGATTCTGATAGCGATTCGTTGCTAGATATCGAGGGTGGTCCATGCGAGCAAAGCACAAACCCATTGGACGTGAAGAGAATGCGACG GATGGTGTCAAACCGTGAATCTGCTCGACGGTCGAGGAAGAGGAAGCAGGCTCACTTAGCAGAGCTCGAGACCCAG GTTGACCAGCTCCGGGGCGAAAGTGCGTCACTCTTCAAGCAGCTGACAGACGCCAACCAGCAATTCACGACCGCTGTCACGGACAACAGGATCTTGAAATCAGATGTCGAGGTCCTCAGAGTCAAG GTGAAGCTGGCGGAGGACATGGTGGCGCGCGGCGCGCTGTCGTGCGGGCTGGGCAGCCTCGGGCTGTCGACGGTGCTGAACCCGCGGCAGGCGTGCCGGGGCCCCGATGTGCTGGACGGCCTGGACTTCCCCGGTGACGACGAGTGCTTCACGGGGCTGTCCCAGACGGAGCATGTCCAGAACTCGTCGCTGCAGAGCATGGCGAGCTTCGAGAGCCTGGAGAATCGGATGCCCAGTGAGGTGACGAGTTGCAGCGGCGCCGGCGTGGACGTCTGGGGGTGGGACTCCCACTCTAACGGCGGCTTGTCCAAGTGA